In Monomorium pharaonis isolate MP-MQ-018 chromosome 3, ASM1337386v2, whole genome shotgun sequence, a genomic segment contains:
- the LOC118644890 gene encoding putative uncharacterized protein ART2, giving the protein MRTEHRDQASFCPFALREVSVLAELPLGHLRYSLTDVPSQSNSPPGSVLESDHAGVLTAIGRGLTPL; this is encoded by the coding sequence ATGCGTACTGAACATCGAGATCAAGCCAGCTTTTGCCCTTTTGCTTTACGCGAGGTTTCTGTCCTCGCTGAGCTGCCCTTAGGACACCTGCGTTATTCTTTGACAGATGTACCGTCCCAGTCAAACTCCCCGCCTGGCAGTGTCCTCGAATCGGATCACGCGGGAGTATTAACGGCGATCGGCCGAGGCCTCACGCCACTCTGA